From the genome of Geobacter sp. SVR, one region includes:
- the nrdR gene encoding transcriptional regulator NrdR → MKCPFCGNPDSKVVDSRPDKGGIAIRRRRECEQCARRFTTHERIEEMLPQVFKKDGRREPFDRMKIISGIKKACEKRPIPVEDIERMVDRLEGRLQESSEKEVSTTTIGEWIMKELHDKDEVAYVRFASVYRSFRDIGEFMQELQDLLKK, encoded by the coding sequence ATGAAATGCCCGTTCTGCGGCAATCCGGACAGCAAGGTGGTCGATTCGCGCCCCGACAAGGGGGGCATAGCCATTCGGCGACGGCGGGAATGCGAACAGTGCGCCCGTCGCTTCACCACTCATGAGCGCATTGAGGAGATGCTGCCGCAGGTCTTCAAGAAGGATGGACGGCGTGAGCCTTTTGACCGCATGAAGATCATTTCCGGTATCAAAAAGGCCTGCGAGAAACGCCCCATTCCGGTCGAGGATATCGAGCGCATGGTCGACCGTCTGGAAGGCAGGCTGCAAGAATCGTCGGAAAAGGAAGTTTCCACCACTACCATCGGGGAATGGATCATGAAGGAACTGCACGACAAGGATGAAGTGGCGTACGTGCGTTTTGCATCGGTCTATCGCTCCTTTCGCGACATCGGCGAGTTCATGCAGGAGCTTCAGGACCTGCTGAAAAAATGA
- a CDS encoding DUF362 domain-containing protein: MAHSITDDCTNCAACEDSCPVNAISEQGSKRAIDADTCIDCGACVDTCPVNAIHA; the protein is encoded by the coding sequence GTGGCACATTCAATTACTGACGATTGCACCAACTGTGCAGCATGTGAGGATTCTTGTCCGGTTAACGCCATCAGCGAACAGGGGAGCAAGCGTGCAATCGACGCAGATACCTGCATCGATTGTGGTGCTTGCGTGGATACCTGTCCCGTAAATGCTATCCATGCCTAA
- a CDS encoding DUF2905 domain-containing protein has translation MNGLGRSLILLGLIIAAIGVLVSLVPRLPWLGKLPGDIYIKRENFSFYFPLATCILLSALISFIVWLFRR, from the coding sequence GTGAACGGTCTGGGACGTTCTCTGATCCTGCTCGGTTTGATTATCGCAGCAATCGGCGTTCTCGTTTCGCTCGTCCCCCGCCTCCCCTGGCTGGGCAAGCTGCCGGGCGACATCTACATCAAGAGGGAAAACTTCTCATTCTACTTTCCCCTGGCAACCTGCATCCTGCTATCGGCCCTGATCTCCTTCATTGTATGGCTGTTCAGGCGCTGA
- a CDS encoding nucleotide sugar dehydrogenase, translating into MRSDRIISVIGLGYVGLPVAVAFGKVRRTVGFDIDHSRISELKAGYDRTGEVSWDDLRSADILFTDSLQELATADFHIVAVPTPVDDANQPDLSLVCKASESVGRALKKGDIVVYESTVYPGVTEDVCVPVLERVSGLRNGPDFTVGYSPERINPGDREHTFTKIRKVVSGQDEETLEIVARVYESVVTAGVHRAASIKVAEAAKVIENTQRDLNIALMNELALIFDRLGIDTNEVLEAAGTKWNFLKFKPGLVGGHCIGVDPYYLTHKAEKIGYIPQVILAGRRINDGMGKFVAQRAVKEMINAGHNILGSTVTVLGLTFKENCPDLRNSRVIDIIRELQDYGVDVQVCDPMASPDEARHEYGVELVPLEVLKQAAAVVAAVSHQQFLNLSAGDVAALMAANPVLIDVKGMYDQSALTDAGIRVWRL; encoded by the coding sequence ATGAGAAGCGATAGAATCATTTCAGTCATTGGTCTGGGCTATGTGGGGCTGCCGGTGGCGGTTGCCTTCGGCAAGGTCCGGCGGACAGTCGGTTTCGATATCGATCATTCCAGGATCAGCGAGCTGAAGGCGGGGTATGATCGCACCGGAGAGGTGTCCTGGGATGACCTCCGGAGCGCGGATATTTTATTTACCGATTCGTTGCAGGAGCTGGCGACGGCTGACTTTCACATTGTTGCCGTGCCGACGCCGGTGGATGATGCCAATCAGCCGGACCTCTCCCTGGTGTGCAAGGCCTCAGAGTCTGTGGGCAGGGCACTCAAAAAAGGAGACATCGTTGTTTACGAGTCGACCGTCTATCCGGGTGTTACGGAGGATGTGTGCGTGCCTGTGCTCGAGCGGGTGTCGGGTCTCAGGAACGGCCCCGATTTTACGGTCGGCTACAGCCCCGAAAGGATAAATCCGGGAGACAGGGAGCACACCTTCACCAAAATAAGAAAAGTGGTTTCGGGCCAGGACGAGGAGACCCTGGAAATCGTTGCCCGTGTCTACGAATCGGTGGTGACCGCCGGCGTGCACAGGGCTGCCTCCATCAAGGTGGCCGAGGCGGCCAAGGTGATAGAGAACACCCAGCGGGACCTCAATATCGCCCTGATGAACGAGTTGGCGCTGATCTTCGATCGCCTGGGGATCGACACGAACGAGGTCCTGGAAGCGGCCGGTACGAAATGGAATTTTCTCAAATTCAAGCCCGGACTGGTGGGAGGGCACTGCATCGGGGTCGATCCCTATTACCTGACTCACAAGGCGGAAAAAATAGGCTATATCCCCCAGGTAATCCTGGCTGGGCGACGGATCAACGATGGCATGGGCAAGTTCGTTGCCCAGCGGGCGGTAAAGGAGATGATCAATGCCGGCCACAACATCCTCGGCAGCACGGTGACCGTCCTGGGATTGACTTTCAAGGAGAACTGCCCTGATCTGCGTAATTCGAGGGTGATAGACATCATCCGGGAGCTTCAGGATTACGGCGTCGATGTCCAGGTGTGCGATCCGATGGCCTCGCCTGATGAGGCGCGCCATGAATACGGTGTGGAACTGGTGCCCCTGGAGGTTTTAAAGCAGGCTGCTGCCGTTGTTGCAGCGGTTTCGCACCAGCAGTTTCTGAATCTGTCGGCAGGGGATGTCGCGGCCCTGATGGCAGCTAACCCGGTTCTGATCGATGTCAAAGGCATGTATGACCAGTCGGCTCTGACGGATGCCGGAATCCGGGTATGGCGGCTATGA
- a CDS encoding epoxyqueuosine reductase QueH, translated as MRILLHTCCGPCSLYPLKTLRAAGHEVTGFFYNHNIHPYQEFARRLESVKLMSVQESLPMIVRDDYDLEEFLARVAEHPEKRCGYCYASRLRVAAATAAEAGFEAFTASLLYSRYQQHELIRELGEQAGREYGVAFHYEDFRPGWQEGIRLSKELGLYRQQYCGCIYSEKERYLPRERHT; from the coding sequence ATGAGAATCCTGCTTCACACCTGCTGCGGGCCATGCAGCCTCTATCCGTTGAAGACCCTGCGTGCAGCCGGCCACGAGGTCACGGGATTTTTTTACAATCACAACATCCACCCATACCAGGAGTTTGCCCGCCGCCTCGAATCGGTCAAACTCATGTCCGTTCAGGAATCACTCCCCATGATCGTGCGTGACGATTACGATCTGGAGGAATTTCTGGCCCGGGTGGCAGAGCACCCGGAAAAGCGCTGCGGCTATTGCTATGCTTCACGCCTGCGTGTTGCCGCAGCCACGGCGGCCGAAGCCGGTTTCGAAGCCTTTACCGCATCGCTGCTGTACAGCCGTTACCAACAGCACGAACTGATCAGGGAACTGGGAGAACAGGCGGGACGCGAATACGGCGTCGCATTTCACTACGAGGACTTCCGGCCGGGCTGGCAGGAGGGCATCAGGCTGTCCAAGGAACTGGGACTGTACCGGCAGCAGTATTGCGGTTGCATCTACAGTGAAAAGGAGCGCTACCTGCCCCGGGAGCGGCACACGTGA
- a CDS encoding lipopolysaccharide assembly protein LapB, with protein MDEKVLDGALVRGIDQMESGDVRGAIETLEGYRSEHKDSFDACFYLGDALAEDGRIDDAIARYREGLALAPDDIDALTTLGDLLFEAGRHDEAIASYTRVRELDPDDADALVSIGLVYNNREQSDRAIDSFRQALEIDPENVFALNALGDALYGLEDVEGAVGAYRKAVEIDPDDPAVHFNLGEMYYDMEELEEAEKECRKAIELDPAFTMAYLTLGGICMDQERLRDAVRYFENYLKYEKSQQAADMIVEVRAVIDGLKAELD; from the coding sequence ATGGATGAAAAGGTGCTGGATGGAGCACTCGTGAGAGGTATCGATCAGATGGAGTCGGGTGATGTCCGCGGCGCGATCGAGACCCTGGAGGGATACCGGTCAGAACATAAGGATAGTTTCGATGCCTGTTTCTATCTGGGGGATGCCCTGGCCGAGGACGGGCGTATCGATGACGCTATTGCCCGTTACCGCGAGGGGCTGGCGCTGGCTCCGGACGATATCGATGCCCTGACCACGCTGGGAGACCTGTTGTTCGAGGCAGGGCGGCATGATGAAGCCATTGCCAGCTACACCCGCGTACGCGAACTCGATCCGGACGATGCCGATGCCCTGGTGAGCATCGGCCTGGTGTACAACAACCGCGAGCAGAGCGACCGCGCCATCGACTCCTTTCGACAGGCCCTGGAAATCGACCCTGAAAACGTGTTCGCCCTGAACGCGCTCGGTGACGCCCTGTATGGTCTGGAGGACGTGGAGGGGGCTGTCGGGGCATACCGCAAGGCAGTTGAGATCGATCCTGACGACCCTGCAGTGCATTTCAATCTGGGCGAAATGTATTACGATATGGAAGAGTTGGAAGAGGCCGAGAAGGAATGCCGTAAGGCGATCGAGCTCGACCCCGCTTTTACCATGGCGTATCTGACCCTGGGCGGAATCTGCATGGATCAGGAGCGGCTCCGGGATGCAGTGCGTTACTTCGAGAACTACCTCAAATATGAAAAATCACAGCAGGCGGCAGACATGATCGTCGAGGTGAGGGCGGTCATCGATGGTTTGAAGGCGGAACTGGACTGA
- a CDS encoding riboflavin synthase: MFTGLIEGTGRIASFDRRGAAAVVRVETTLTGTGMAIGDSVAVNGVCLTVTTKQEGTLCFDASPESLAGTTLGNLRCGSQVNLERAMALGNRLGGHIVTGHVDCIARLARLREVSGNRVLEFTLPPASARYLVTKGSVAIDGISLTVNTVTTDGFSVNIIPHTFAQTTLAGIVTGQEVNIETDIIGKYVERLVQPWKGGDGLTMKTLAENGFL, encoded by the coding sequence ATGTTTACAGGACTGATAGAAGGGACCGGACGCATTGCCTCCTTTGATCGGCGCGGAGCCGCTGCCGTTGTGCGTGTCGAAACCACCCTGACCGGCACCGGAATGGCCATCGGCGATTCCGTGGCGGTCAATGGCGTCTGCCTGACCGTTACGACAAAACAGGAAGGCACCCTGTGCTTCGACGCCTCACCCGAGTCGCTGGCCGGTACCACGTTGGGAAACCTGCGCTGCGGCAGCCAGGTCAATCTCGAGCGTGCCATGGCGCTTGGTAACCGTCTTGGGGGACATATCGTTACCGGGCATGTGGATTGTATTGCCAGACTGGCCCGTCTGCGCGAGGTTTCCGGCAATCGCGTCCTGGAATTCACCCTGCCGCCGGCATCGGCACGATACCTGGTGACAAAAGGGTCCGTCGCGATCGACGGCATCAGCCTGACCGTCAACACCGTCACGACAGACGGTTTCTCGGTCAACATCATTCCGCACACCTTTGCCCAGACCACCCTTGCCGGTATTGTGACCGGACAGGAGGTCAACATCGAAACCGATATAATCGGAAAGTACGTCGAGCGGTTGGTACAACCCTGGAAAGGCGGCGACGGACTGACGATGAAAACACTGGCGGAAAATGGTTTTCTGTGA
- the ptsP gene encoding phosphoenolpyruvate--protein phosphotransferase, with protein MKETHHSMGLRTLEDISSIILHSHDLPETLENIVTIVARRMHTNVCSIYLLENDGETLVLKATKGLSKASVNRTSMKVHEGLTGLVVESHGMVMTDNAPSHPRYKYFKETREEKFLSFLGLPLFERKSPIGVIVIQTREARRFTEDEISTLRTITFQIGSIVHNARLLDSIQHKEQERAWLEQELAKVKNASSLDGTTKKGGKRGAKACVLGGTAVSAGFSQGRVYILDRFNDKVIQLAKVGSNAEEHHKFTIALEKVKIQTLYMEKRVSEMLSEDDAAIFHTHLMILEDRGFATKVTELIDQGIGATRAVHEVVHHYVQAFAAMEDPYLRERSVDMEDIGRRIIDALEGNGKTPLKLKEKRVIVAEDIFPSDLAMLDHDKILGIVTERGNAYSHAAIMAKSLGIPAVLGVSGLMAASQVKDEIIVDGSSGFVYLNPDDAVRQEYERLERDHAVRLKEMEGLRDLPAVTTDGARITLNANIGLVSDVRVANLNGAEGVGLYRTEFPYMARPAFPDRMEQAGIYSRVLKGFPGLAVNIRTLDIGGDKSLPYFDFPREDNPFLGWRSIRVSLERQDIFREQLAGILLASTDGCPTIMFPLVSCVDEIIEIRSILASVREELEQQGHEVCRDIPLGVMIEIPAAVQTVELLINEVDYVSIGTNDLIQYILAADRNNPRIKSYYDPHHPAVLHSIKRVADAAAQAGKKASVCGEMASDPLNALLLLGMGITEFSLSAPSIPLIKQTIRNHSREECRTLADAVLACRSNAQVRQVLAEARKTLRLP; from the coding sequence ATGAAAGAGACGCACCATTCAATGGGACTGCGCACCCTGGAAGACATAAGCTCCATCATTCTGCACTCGCACGACCTTCCTGAAACACTCGAAAACATAGTGACAATCGTGGCTCGACGTATGCACACCAATGTCTGCTCGATTTACCTTCTCGAAAACGACGGTGAAACGCTTGTCCTCAAAGCCACCAAGGGCCTCTCCAAAGCATCGGTAAACCGCACCTCCATGAAAGTGCACGAAGGTCTCACCGGCCTCGTGGTTGAGAGCCACGGCATGGTCATGACCGACAACGCCCCCTCCCACCCGCGGTACAAGTATTTCAAGGAAACCAGGGAAGAAAAGTTCCTGTCGTTTCTCGGTCTGCCGCTGTTCGAACGGAAATCGCCGATCGGCGTGATCGTCATTCAGACCCGCGAGGCCCGCCGCTTTACCGAGGACGAAATCAGCACCCTGCGCACCATTACCTTCCAGATCGGCAGCATCGTACACAACGCCCGTCTGCTGGATTCAATCCAGCATAAGGAACAGGAACGCGCCTGGCTGGAGCAGGAGCTGGCCAAAGTCAAAAACGCCTCGTCACTTGACGGAACGACCAAAAAGGGGGGGAAGCGGGGCGCAAAGGCCTGCGTACTCGGCGGTACGGCCGTCTCGGCCGGGTTCAGCCAAGGCAGGGTTTATATCCTTGACCGTTTCAACGACAAGGTTATCCAGCTTGCCAAGGTCGGATCCAATGCCGAGGAGCATCACAAATTCACCATCGCCCTGGAAAAAGTGAAGATCCAGACGCTCTACATGGAGAAGCGGGTCAGTGAAATGCTTTCCGAGGACGATGCAGCCATCTTCCATACCCATCTGATGATTCTGGAGGACCGCGGTTTTGCCACCAAGGTGACCGAACTGATCGATCAGGGCATCGGGGCCACGCGTGCGGTTCACGAAGTGGTGCATCATTACGTCCAGGCCTTTGCCGCCATGGAAGATCCCTACCTGCGGGAGCGGTCCGTGGACATGGAAGACATCGGCCGCAGGATCATTGACGCCCTTGAGGGTAACGGCAAAACCCCTTTGAAACTGAAGGAAAAACGGGTCATCGTTGCCGAGGACATTTTTCCTTCGGACCTGGCGATGCTGGATCACGACAAAATCCTGGGAATCGTGACGGAGCGGGGCAACGCCTATTCACATGCCGCCATAATGGCCAAGTCGCTGGGAATTCCCGCCGTACTCGGCGTTTCCGGGCTGATGGCTGCCTCTCAGGTCAAGGACGAGATCATCGTGGATGGCAGCTCCGGGTTTGTCTACCTGAATCCTGACGATGCCGTACGCCAGGAGTACGAGCGGCTCGAACGGGACCATGCCGTCCGGTTGAAGGAAATGGAAGGTTTGAGGGATCTGCCGGCCGTGACTACTGACGGAGCCAGAATTACTCTGAATGCCAACATAGGCCTGGTTTCGGATGTACGGGTGGCGAATCTGAACGGAGCCGAGGGGGTCGGTCTCTATCGGACCGAATTCCCCTACATGGCCCGTCCGGCTTTCCCTGACCGGATGGAGCAGGCCGGGATCTACAGCCGGGTGCTGAAAGGTTTTCCGGGACTGGCGGTGAACATCCGCACGCTGGATATCGGCGGCGACAAGTCCCTTCCATACTTCGACTTTCCGCGGGAGGACAATCCGTTTCTGGGCTGGCGCTCAATCCGCGTTTCGCTCGAACGGCAGGACATCTTTCGGGAGCAGTTGGCAGGCATTCTGCTAGCATCAACCGACGGGTGTCCCACAATCATGTTCCCTCTGGTATCGTGCGTGGATGAGATCATCGAGATCAGATCGATACTCGCTTCGGTCAGGGAAGAGCTGGAGCAGCAGGGGCATGAGGTATGCCGGGACATTCCCCTGGGGGTTATGATCGAGATTCCGGCGGCGGTCCAGACCGTGGAACTGCTGATCAACGAGGTCGATTACGTCAGCATCGGCACGAACGACCTGATCCAGTACATTCTGGCAGCCGATCGCAACAATCCCCGCATCAAGAGCTATTACGATCCGCATCACCCTGCCGTGCTGCACTCGATCAAGCGGGTTGCCGATGCTGCCGCTCAAGCCGGAAAAAAGGCCTCGGTCTGCGGCGAAATGGCTTCCGATCCGCTGAACGCCCTGCTGCTGCTGGGAATGGGCATCACCGAGTTCAGTCTGTCGGCCCCCAGCATTCCCCTGATCAAACAGACCATTCGCAACCATTCCCGAGAGGAGTGCCGCACCTTAGCCGATGCAGTACTGGCGTGCCGCAGCAACGCACAGGTCAGGCAGGTATTGGCCGAGGCCAGGAAAACATTGCGGTTGCCCTGA
- a CDS encoding bifunctional 3,4-dihydroxy-2-butanone-4-phosphate synthase/GTP cyclohydrolase II — protein sequence MSVASIESAIEDIRQGKMVILVDDEDRENEGDLTMAAEAATPEAINFMAKYGRGLICLTLTPDKCDELGLRPMVRDNTSPFETAFTVSIEAKHGVTTGISAADRSHTVLTAVADGAGPGDLVSPGHIFPLRAKPGGVLVRTGQTEGSVDLARLAGLKPAGVICEIMNDDGTMARMPELKKFAKHHGIKICTIADLVAYRLKNEILVRTVAEARLPSRYGGDWRAIAFENDVDKLDHLALVKGEVRSGDPILVRVHSECLTGDVLGSQRCDCGEQLQRSMAMIEREGKGVIIYMRQEGRGIGLINKLKAYELQDQGRDTVEANLELGFKADLRDYGIGAQILLSLGIRKMRLMTNNPRKLIGLQGYGIDVVERVAIEAVPTKSNKNYLRTKRDKMGHLLENI from the coding sequence ATGTCGGTAGCAAGCATAGAATCAGCGATTGAAGACATCCGTCAGGGCAAGATGGTGATCCTGGTGGATGACGAAGACCGGGAGAACGAGGGGGATCTCACCATGGCTGCCGAGGCGGCCACACCCGAGGCGATCAATTTCATGGCCAAGTACGGGCGTGGTCTGATCTGCCTGACCCTGACCCCGGACAAGTGCGATGAACTGGGGTTGCGTCCGATGGTGCGCGACAATACTTCTCCCTTCGAAACCGCCTTCACGGTTTCGATTGAAGCAAAACATGGCGTCACCACCGGCATCTCCGCCGCCGACCGTTCCCACACCGTCCTTACTGCCGTGGCCGACGGCGCCGGTCCCGGCGACCTGGTGAGCCCGGGCCATATTTTCCCCTTGCGCGCCAAGCCGGGAGGGGTACTGGTGCGCACCGGCCAGACGGAAGGCTCGGTGGACCTGGCGCGGCTGGCAGGTCTCAAGCCGGCCGGAGTGATCTGCGAGATCATGAACGACGACGGAACCATGGCCCGCATGCCGGAACTCAAGAAGTTCGCCAAGCACCACGGCATCAAGATTTGCACCATTGCCGATCTGGTAGCCTACCGCCTGAAAAACGAGATACTGGTGCGCACGGTGGCCGAGGCCCGTCTCCCTTCCCGCTATGGCGGCGACTGGCGTGCCATTGCCTTTGAGAATGATGTGGACAAGCTGGACCATCTCGCGCTCGTAAAGGGCGAAGTTCGCAGCGGTGATCCGATTCTTGTGCGGGTGCACTCGGAATGCCTGACCGGCGATGTGCTCGGCAGCCAGCGCTGCGACTGCGGCGAACAGCTCCAGCGCTCCATGGCCATGATCGAACGGGAAGGAAAAGGTGTTATAATTTACATGCGCCAGGAAGGACGCGGCATCGGCTTGATCAACAAGTTGAAGGCCTACGAACTGCAGGACCAGGGACGGGATACGGTCGAGGCCAACCTGGAGCTCGGCTTCAAGGCGGATCTCAGGGACTACGGCATCGGCGCCCAGATCCTTTTGTCGCTGGGCATCCGCAAAATGCGCCTGATGACGAACAATCCCCGGAAACTGATCGGCCTGCAAGGCTATGGCATCGATGTTGTGGAGCGGGTGGCCATCGAAGCGGTTCCAACCAAAAGCAACAAGAACTACCTCAGGACAAAACGCGACAAGATGGGGCACCTGCTGGAGAATATCTGA
- the ribD gene encoding bifunctional diaminohydroxyphosphoribosylaminopyrimidine deaminase/5-amino-6-(5-phosphoribosylamino)uracil reductase RibD, with protein sequence MIDMDSRYMQRALKLARKGVGRTAPNPAVGCVIVKDGVIVGEGWHRKAGGPHAEVHALEMAGRAARGADVYVTLEPCCHTGKTPPCSDALIAAGVRRVVAAMGDPNPQVNGGGLRALAHAGIETACGMLEAEARALNPAFIKQVTTGLPYVIYKCAMTLDGKIASAAGDSRWISCEESRRTVHRLRSRCDAVMVGVDTVIADDPQLTVRHVRGRSPLRVIVDSTLRTPESARVLSGPLGKGTILATTESNNIIHRRYEKSGAAILVCEGHDGKVDLKDMLRRLGQQGIQSLLLEGGSRLAGAALEQGLIDECLFFYAPKVVGSDGFSPFALTGITGMAQALPFKIVDVRRIASDVVVTARPEIPCLQD encoded by the coding sequence ATGATCGACATGGATTCTCGATATATGCAGCGGGCGCTGAAACTGGCCCGTAAAGGTGTCGGCCGCACGGCTCCCAATCCGGCAGTCGGATGCGTCATCGTGAAGGATGGCGTCATCGTCGGCGAAGGATGGCACCGCAAGGCCGGAGGACCGCACGCCGAGGTGCATGCCCTGGAGATGGCCGGCCGGGCAGCGCGCGGCGCCGATGTCTATGTCACCCTGGAACCCTGCTGCCACACCGGAAAAACCCCCCCCTGCTCGGATGCCCTCATTGCTGCCGGTGTGCGGCGGGTAGTTGCCGCCATGGGCGATCCCAACCCGCAGGTCAACGGCGGAGGCCTGCGCGCCCTGGCCCACGCCGGCATAGAAACAGCCTGCGGCATGCTCGAGGCTGAAGCCCGCGCTCTCAACCCCGCCTTCATCAAGCAGGTAACAACCGGATTGCCCTACGTGATCTACAAATGCGCCATGACTCTCGACGGCAAGATTGCTTCAGCTGCCGGAGATTCGCGCTGGATCAGCTGTGAAGAGTCGCGAAGAACGGTCCATCGCCTGCGTTCACGCTGCGATGCCGTAATGGTCGGAGTCGACACCGTCATAGCCGACGATCCGCAACTGACGGTACGGCATGTCAGGGGCAGGAGCCCGCTCAGGGTAATCGTGGACAGCACCCTGCGCACGCCGGAGAGCGCGCGCGTGCTGAGCGGCCCTCTTGGAAAAGGGACCATCCTCGCCACCACGGAAAGCAATAACATCATACACCGCCGCTACGAAAAGAGCGGTGCAGCCATACTGGTGTGCGAAGGACATGACGGCAAGGTGGATCTGAAGGACATGCTGCGCCGGCTCGGACAGCAGGGCATCCAGTCGCTCCTGCTGGAAGGGGGCAGCCGCCTTGCCGGAGCAGCCCTGGAGCAGGGGCTGATCGATGAGTGCCTCTTCTTCTATGCCCCCAAGGTGGTCGGCAGCGACGGATTCTCACCATTTGCCCTGACCGGCATCACCGGCATGGCACAGGCACTGCCGTTCAAGATCGTCGATGTGCGCCGGATCGCGTCTGACGTCGTCGTCACCGCACGGCCGGAGATACCATGTTTACAGGACTGA
- a CDS encoding cytidine/deoxycytidylate deaminase family protein: MQRPTWDQYFMDITRLVATRSTCLRRQVGALLVKERNILATGYNGVPTGITHCDAAGCLRERLQVPSGERHELCRGLHAEQNAIIQAARHGVNIDGATLYCTTMPCIICTKMLINAGIRRVVYGEGYADDLARQMIAEATIEVIPFSETRGEVEKQ; the protein is encoded by the coding sequence ATGCAGCGTCCGACGTGGGATCAATACTTCATGGACATCACCAGGCTCGTGGCCACTCGCTCCACCTGTCTTCGCCGCCAGGTCGGAGCCCTGCTGGTCAAGGAGCGCAATATCCTGGCCACCGGCTACAATGGTGTCCCGACCGGCATTACCCACTGCGATGCGGCGGGCTGCCTGCGTGAGCGTCTCCAGGTGCCTTCGGGCGAGCGGCACGAACTCTGTCGGGGGCTGCACGCCGAGCAGAACGCCATCATCCAGGCTGCGCGTCATGGCGTAAATATCGATGGTGCGACGCTCTACTGTACGACCATGCCTTGTATCATCTGCACCAAGATGCTCATCAATGCTGGCATAAGACGGGTTGTCTACGGCGAAGGGTATGCCGATGACCTGGCCCGCCAAATGATCGCCGAAGCCACCATCGAAGTCATTCCTTTCAGCGAAACCAGAGGCGAGGTCGAAAAACAATGA
- a CDS encoding acetate kinase translates to MIIMALNCGSSSVKYQLFDWERKEVVAKGMVERVIVGDSFIMHEVPGRETFHHEHDCPNHQAAIDLLIKTVTDPVHGVLKSVNEISAVGHRVVHGGEKFTCSVMIDDKVLDAVKEVQHLAPLHNPPNIEGIEAAQALMPTVPHVAIFDTAFHQTMPEHAYIYPLPYEWYEKHQVRRYGFHGTSHLYVSKRAAILLNKKPSECNIITMHIGNGVSHCAIKGGVSVDTTMGLTPLEGAVMGTRCGDIDPAIPAFMMQKENLSAKEIDSILNKKSGVFGVTGRFTDRRDVIEHAMTGDRRCQLSLAIEAYRLKKYIGSFMAAVGKLDAVVFTAGVGEMGAPIREKAIEGLEHIGIILDRERNKGAMTRKRETLITTDDSPVKVFVIPTDEELVFTEDVVAILNGTYTDHMHFEYSFARTDFVRK, encoded by the coding sequence ATGATTATAATGGCTTTGAACTGCGGAAGCTCATCCGTCAAGTACCAGCTCTTTGACTGGGAGCGCAAGGAGGTGGTTGCCAAGGGTATGGTGGAAAGGGTCATTGTCGGTGATTCTTTCATCATGCACGAGGTCCCCGGTCGGGAGACCTTTCACCATGAACATGACTGCCCCAACCATCAGGCTGCCATAGACCTGCTCATCAAGACCGTGACCGACCCGGTGCACGGTGTGCTCAAAAGCGTGAATGAAATCTCGGCTGTCGGTCACCGCGTGGTACATGGCGGCGAAAAATTCACCTGCTCGGTGATGATCGACGACAAGGTCCTCGATGCGGTCAAGGAGGTCCAGCACCTTGCGCCGCTGCACAATCCCCCCAATATCGAAGGCATCGAAGCAGCCCAGGCCCTGATGCCGACCGTTCCTCACGTCGCCATTTTCGACACCGCGTTCCACCAGACCATGCCGGAACACGCCTACATCTATCCCCTGCCCTACGAATGGTACGAAAAGCATCAGGTGCGGCGGTACGGCTTCCACGGCACCTCCCACCTTTATGTATCGAAACGCGCCGCCATTCTTCTGAATAAAAAGCCGTCCGAGTGCAACATCATTACCATGCATATCGGCAACGGGGTATCCCACTGCGCCATCAAAGGTGGTGTCTCCGTCGATACCACCATGGGCCTTACTCCGCTGGAGGGGGCTGTGATGGGAACCCGCTGCGGCGACATCGATCCGGCCATACCGGCTTTCATGATGCAGAAGGAGAATCTTTCGGCCAAGGAAATCGACAGCATCCTGAACAAGAAGAGCGGCGTATTCGGCGTCACCGGACGCTTTACCGACCGCCGGGACGTGATCGAACATGCCATGACCGGTGACAGACGCTGTCAGCTCTCCCTGGCGATCGAGGCCTACCGGCTCAAGAAGTATATCGGCTCATTCATGGCCGCTGTCGGCAAACTGGATGCCGTAGTATTCACGGCCGGCGTTGGCGAGATGGGTGCTCCGATCCGGGAAAAAGCCATCGAAGGCCTGGAACATATCGGCATAATCCTTGACCGGGAGCGGAACAAGGGAGCCATGACCCGCAAACGGGAAACCCTGATCACCACCGATGATTCACCGGTAAAGGTTTTCGTTATTCCCACCGACGAGGAACTGGTCTTTACCGAAGATGTTGTTGCCATCCTCAATGGTACTTACACCGATCACATGCATTTCGAGTATTCCTTTGCCCGGACCGATTTCGTCAGAAAATGA